Within Conexibacter woesei DSM 14684, the genomic segment GCATAGGACATCGGCTCGCTTGGGTCCTCGCGCTCTGCGATCAAGTGCAGGAGTCTGCGGAACATGGGCTCCGACTCGACGTACACACGCCTGAGCAGTTCGTCGCGCTCCTCGGCTGACTCGGGCTCATAGGACTCGGGCTGAGGCTCGGGTGCAGGCTCTACGGCCGCAAACAGGTAACGCGCAACCTCTTCCACCCGCTCCGTGGGCACCGGAAACATCGTGTATGTGGCAACAGTCACGAGCCTTACACTCCCTATAGCTGCTTTCACGATCAGCATAGCAACTATAGCATCACTAGGCAATCTGAAGCATTCCATAGCTTCATAGCTCGGGCCGCCAGCTCTCCTTTCGGTCCGCGAGCCCCGCGCCGTCCGTTTCTTCGGATCACAACGCGTCCAACGCGGCGCGGCCCTTCGCAGTAAGGACCAACGCCCACGTCGTTCCGCTGAGTCGCTCGGCTCCCGGCCTCGCGAAGCCCTTCGCGACGACCCGTCTCACCATCGACTCACTGATCCCTTCGGGCGTGAGCGGGTAGGGAGTGCGGCCGGACATCTGTTCGCCAACCCAAACGATGTCTTGTTGCTCCATCGCCAGCAGTGCCCTACGTTCGCCTCGCGTCAGCAGCACGCCTGCGCCGCTCCTTCAGTCGCGGGACACATCTGGGACACGTTGCGCCGGCAACGATCGCGCATCGCTATATACGGCGGGAGGGACTCGAACCCTCACGAGCTTTCGCTCAGCGGCTTTTGAGGCCGCCGCGTCTACCATTCCGCCACCGCCGCGCGCAGAAGGATCCGAGTCTACGCGGCGGCGCCTATTCTCGCCGGAGAACCCGTTTCTCGAGCAAGGAGCGAAGATGGCCGAGCGGATCGAAGGGCGCAGCCGTGAGCTGCTGGAGGAGCCGAACCTCTGCTTCGTCGCAACGCTGCGCAGCGACGGCACGCCGCACGTCGCGCCCGTGTGGGCGGACCTCGACGGCGACGTCGTGCGCGTCAACTCCGCCAAGGGCCGCATGTGGCCGACGAACCTCGAGCGCGACCCGCGCGTGACGCTGACGATCCCGAACCGCGACAACCCGTACGAGTACGTCTCGATCCGCGGGCGCGTGGTCGACGAGAGCGTGGAGGGCGCCGACGCCCACATCGACCTGCTGGCGAAGAAGTACATCGGCGCCGACGTCTACCCCCTGCACACCCCGGAGGAGCAGCGGATCATCCTCCGGATAGAGCCGGAGCACGTCTACCACCGCGGCGGCTGACCGCCCCTGCTCACCGCACCAGCGCGTGCAGCTCGTCGATCAGCGCCGGCGGCGCGACGACGAGCCCGAACGGGAGCCCGTCCTCCTCGGGCAGTTCCCGTACGTGCAGGCCGGCGCGCTCGCAGATCAGTGCGCCGGCGGCGTAGTCCCACGGGTTGATCGAGCGCTCGTAGTAGGCGTCGGTGCGCCCGGCGGCCGTCCAGGCGAGGTCGATCGCCGCGCTGCCGCCGCGGCGGATGTCGCTGACCTTCGGCAACAGCCCGACGAGCACGTCCGCCTGACGCGCACGCACGCTCGCCTCGTAGGCGAAGCCGGTCGAGATCAGCGTGCGGTCGAGCTGCTCCTTCGCCGAGGCGACGAGCGGCGTGCCGTTGCAGGTCGCAGCGCCCGAGCGCGTCGCGGCGAACTCCTCCTCGCGCAGCGGGTCCCAGACGACGCCGACGAGCGTCCCCTGCGCATCCTCCGCCGCCACGCTGACCGACCACTGCGGGTACTCGAACAGATAGTTGACGGTCCCGTCGAGCGGGTCGACGACCCAGCGGATCCCGCTCTCCCCCGTCGCCGCCGTCTCGCCGCCCTCCTCGCCGAGGATCGCGTCGCCCGGCCGCCGCTCCGCCAGCAGCGCGCGGATCGCGCGCTCGGCGTTGACGTCCGCCTCGCTGACGAGGTCGGTGTCGGTCGTCTTCGTGCGGATGCCGGGAGCGGCGCCGTAGTAGCCGAGCAGCACCTCGGCGGAGGCGCGCGCGGCGGCGCGCGCGACGTCGAGCAGCTCGGCTTCGAGCGCGGCGGTGGTGGATGCGTCTGCGGAGGAGGTCACACGGCAAGCGTAGGACGCCGCGCGGCCCACGGTCGTGCCGTCTCGATCTGCGCGGCCAGCGACAGCAGCGTCGCCTCGTCGCGCGGGCGGCCGACGAGCTGCACCGACAGCGGCACGCCGTCCGTGCTCGCGCCGGCCGGCACCGCCGCTGCGGGCTGCCCGGTCGCGTTCCACGCCGGCGTGAACGGCGTGAAGCGGGCGACACCGTTGAACGTCCACAGCGCGCCGCGCCGCTCATATCTCCCGATCGGCAGCGGCAGCGCGGCGAGCGCCGGCGTCAGCAGCACGGCGTGGTCGACGAGCGCCTCGTTGAGGCGGATCGTCGTCGCGGCCTCCGCCTCGCGCGCCCGGCGCAGCAGGCCATCGGGGATCGCCCGGCCGATCCGGGCCATCGCCTGCGTGCGGCGCTCCAGCCGCTCGGGATGCGGAAGGGCGGCGGCGTCCTCCGCGATCCCGCGCAGGTAGCGGACGATCCACTGCAGCGCCACCGGCTCGGTCAGCGGCAGGTCGACGCGCTCGACCGTGTGGCCGAGGTCGCGCAGCAGCTCGACCGTCTGCTCGAACGCCGCGCGCTGCTCTTCCGCGACCGGCACCAGCAGCGGGTTGCGCGTCGAGTACGCGATCTTCAGGCGACCGGGCGGTCTCGCCGCGGCGGCCCGGTACGTCTCCTCGTCGTCGCGGTCACGGTCGGCCGTCACGTCGAGCCACAGCGCCGTGTCGGCGACCGTGCGCGTGAGGCAGCCGATCGCCGAGAGCCCGTTCCACGAGTCGCGCTTGGGCGTCTCCGGGATGCGGTCGCGCTGCGGCTTGAGGCCGAACAGCCCGCAGCAGGCGGCGGGGATGCGGATCGAGCCGCCGCCATCGTCGGCGAGCGCGGCGCCAGCGAAGCCCGCGGCGACGGCCGCGCCCGATCCGCCGCTGGAGCCGCCGGGCGTGCGGTCGAGGTCCCACGGGTTGCGCGTCGCGCCGAAGGTGGCGGATTCGGTGAACGGCCACTGCATCAGCTCCGGCGTGTGCGTCTTGCCAATCACGATCGCGCCCGCCGCGCGCAGCCGCCGCACGACCTCGGCGTCCTGCTGCGCCGGACCGCCGTGCGCGCGGGTGCCGTACGTCGTCAGCTCGCCCGCGACGTCGGTGTCGTCCTTGATCAGGACCGGAACCCCGAGCAGCGGCCGCGTCTCGGCGAGATGCGCGGCGCCTCTTCTCGTGCGGCGACGAGCGCCGCCTGTCTCGCCTCCGTCAGCGCGCGCTCGGGGAAGGTCACGCGGACGGCGTTGAGCAGCGGGTCGATCCGCCCGATCCGCTCCAGGTGGAGCTCGACCAGCTCACGCGGCGTCACCTCGCCGTCGCGCACGAGCTGCGCCTGGCGCGCGATCCCGGCGAAGGCGAGGTCGGTCGCGTCGGTCGCGTCCATCGGCGGGAGCCTAACCGGCGCGCACGGCGCCGCGCGCCGACCGGCTTGGCATGATCGCTCGGCGATGGAGCTGGAGCAGATCGCCGACGGGCTCGGCGCCTTCCCCGACCGCGCGCCGGGCAGCGACGGCGAGCGCCGCGCCGCGCTGTGGCTCGCAGAGCGGCTGCGCGACGGCGGCCGCACGGCCGAAGTCCAGACGCACTGGGTCCGCCCGCACTGGGAGCTGGCGCACGCGCTCCACGCCGGCCTCGGCGTCGTCGCGAGCGTCGTCGCCGTCGGCGCGCCGGCGGTCGGCCTCGCGCTCGCGCTCGTCGCACTCCTGTCGCTCCTGCTCGACCTGAGCGGTCGCGTCTTCCTGCTGCGCCGTCTGACGCCCGAGCGCGCGACGCAGAACGTGGTGGCGGCGGGTGGGAGCGCGGGTGGCGGCGCGAGTGCGGCCGGCGGCGGCGCGGCCGTGGCAGCGGGTGGCGGCGCAGAGACGGCCGGCGGCGGCGCGGGCGAGGCTCCGCTCCGCGTGATCCTCACCGCGCACTGCGACGCGCCGCGGGGCGGGCTCGTGCGGCGGCTCGGCCGCGCCGGCGGCGGGCGGCTTCCCGGCCCGTTCTTCTGGGTGGCGCTCGCGCTCGCCGCGGTCGCCGCGTGCGCGGGAGTCCGCCTCCCCGGCGGCGACGGCGCCGCGCTCGGCGCGATCCAGCTCGTGCCGACGCTCGTCCTGCTCGGCGCGCTCGGCCTGCTGGTCGACGCCGCGCTCGCGTCACCCGCCCCGGCCGACGCCGGCGCGGCGGCGGTCGTGATCGCCGCGGCGCGGGTGCTCGACGCGGTCCCGCCGCCTGGGCTCGCGGTCGACGTGGTGCTCGCCGGCGCCGGCGAGGGCCAGGCGCTCGGCTTCCTCTCCCACCTGCGCCGGACGCGGCCCGCGCGCGAGCGGACGGTCGTGGTGGAGGTGACCGCGAGCGGCGGCGACGCGATGCCGACCTGGTGGACCAGCGACGGCTCGCTGCTCCCGCTCCGCTACCACCCGCGGCTCGTCGAGCTGGCCGGGGTCGCCGCCGCCGAGGAGCGCCACCTCGGCGCCCGCCCGCGCCGCGGCCGGCAGATCGGCGCCGCGCTGCGCGCCCGTCAGCGCCGCCTCCCCGCGATCCGCCTCGCCGCCCCTGAGCCGTCCGCCGCGCTCGCCCTCACGCTCGCGCTCGTCGAGGCGCTCGCCGACGACCGCGGGTAGCGGGAGCCGCGGTCGATTGCTGGTCCTCGGGACCAGCAATCGACCGCGCCTCGCCCGCTCAGGTGACGGCGTAGACCTCGAGGTCGTCGGGGGTGCCCTTCGCGTCCAGGCGCCAGCGGCCCTCGGTGGCGACGCTGCCGTCGAGGCGGTCGCGGACGGCGGCGGAGATCAGCACCTCGCCGGGGCCGGCGGCGGCGCCGACGCGCGCGGCGATGTTGACGTCGACGCCGAAGTAGTCGCCGCCGAGGCGGCGCGGGCGCCCGGCGTGGACGCCGGCCCGCAACCGCGGGCGGTGGCCGGCCAGCTCGATCCGCTCGACCGCGGCGCAGGCGCCGCACGCGGCGGCGACGGCGCCGGCCGGGTCGGGGAAGACGGCCATGTGCCCGTCCCCCATCCGCTTCACGAGCGTGCCGCCGTTCGTGGTGACGCACGGCTCGACCGCGAGCGCGACCCGCCGCAGCAAGTCGAGCGTGCGCGTGTCGCCGGCCTCCAGCGCCCAGGAGGAGAAGTCGACGACGTCGGTGAAGACGATCGTGACCTCCTCGACGCCGTGCCCGCGCCCCTGCGCCTCCGACAGCGCCTGCCACACCTGCAGCGCGCCGAGGCCCAGCTCGCGCAGCGCGCTCGGGCGGTCGACGTTGAGCGTCGCGATCCGCTGCCCGAGCAGGTGCGCCGGCTCGGCGCCGGCGGTCGAGAGCGGATCGCCGTAGCGCTCGTCACCCGGCAGCCGCCCCGCGCGCGTCGCGGGCCGCGTCGACGAGCCGCGGGTGGGTGTCGGCGCGGCGCAGGGCGGCGGCGACGCGGCGGCGCAGCGGCTCGCGGTCGCGGACGTCGCCCGGCTCGCTCCCGCTGGCGCCCGGCTCGTCCCGGCCGGCGCCCTGCTCGCTCCCGCCGGCGCCCGTCTCCGCCCCGGGCTCGCTCAACCGAGCACCGGCATCAGCGACGACGCCGGCTTCGCCGCGAGGTCGCGCGCGGCCGCGAGCCGCTCCAGCATCACGGCCGTGTCGGCGAAGGCGACGCCGGTGAGGTGGTTCTCGCGCGACTCGAAATCGGCGACGATCCCGTGGACCGCGGCCGCATAGCCGTCGCCGTCGCCACGTGCGAGCGCGTCGATCGCGGCGGCGGTGCGAGCGAACGCGGGATCCTCCGTGCGCATCCCGGCGGCCGCCTCGCGCGCGGCGTCGTCATCGCCCTGCACGAGCGCGGCGATCGCGAGCGCGTAGCACGACGGCGGCGAGTCGCAGCCCTCCTCCAGCGCGCGGCGCACGTAGGCCGCCTCCTCCCCTCCGTGGCCGGCAAGCACCCCCGCCTTCACCATCCCGACGAGGCGGCCGAAGCTGCGCGGCGGCGCGGCCTCCCACGAGGCTCTGTAGCGATCGGCGGCGGCCTGGAAGCGGGCGCGGGCGACAGCGGCGTCACCGCGCAGCAGCGCCTGCTGCGCCGCGGCCTCGATCCCGATCGCCTCCAGCAGGAGCGCTCTGTGCTCGGGCTCCGCCATCGGCTGCACCGTAGCCCGCTCGCGCTCGCGCGGCAAGCGCGCACGTCTGCCTGCGGCCGTCCGCGGTCCGGGCGCCGGTCCGTCGACGGGATCGTCAGACATCGCGGTCGTCCTCCGGCTCGCGCGGCGGGACTCTGTGCGGCTTCGTCGGCTGCTCGCCCGGATCCGGCCGCGCCCACAGCGAACCGCGCGCGGGCGGCTCGGGCGGAAGCGGCGGCGCAGCCCGCGGGTCGGGTCGCAGCCGGGTGGGCGGTGCGGGCTCGGCCGGTCGCGGCGGCGCGGGCGCCGGCGGCGTGTCGACCGGCGGGACGACGGGCGGCTGCGGCCGAGTCGGCTGGTCGCCGGTGGGCGGCGCGGGCTCATGCGGGCCGGACGGCTCGGCGGGCGCGGCGTCGGCGGGTGAAGGCGGCTCGGCGGGCGGCGCGGACGGTCCCGCCGGCTCGGTCGACGCAGCCTCAGCGGGTGGAGGCGGCTCGGCAGGCGGCGCGGACGGTCCCGCCGGCTCGGTCGACGCAGCCTCAGCGGGTGGAGGCGGCTCGGCAGGCGGCGCGGACGGTCCCGCCGGCTCGGTCGACGCAGCCTCAGCGGGTGGAGGCGGCTCGGCAGGCGGCGCGGACGGTCCCGCCGGCTCGGTCGACGCAGCCGGCGCGGACGGGTCCGGCGCAGCGGCAGGCGGCGAGGGCGCAGCGGCGGGCGGTGCGGCGGCGGGCGGCGCGGGCGCGGGCGGCGCGGGCGCGGGCGGCGTGGCGACGGGCCGCGCGGCAGAGGATGACGCGGCCGGCGCCGGCACGGCGGCGGGCGGCGCGGAAGCCGGTCCGGCCGGCGCGACGGGGCCGCCGCCGACGGGGACGATCGGGGCGGCGGGGGCGGCGGGCTCGGGTGGGAGCGGTTGGCGGGGGCGCAGGCCGGCGGCGATCATCGCGGCGCCGATCGCCAGCAGCACGAGCGGCCAGAACCAGAGGCTCGGGCCGCCCTCGCCCGGGTTGCCGACGAGCACGACGAAGACGAGCAGGATCAGCGTGCCGAGGTAGCCCGGACCCGGCTCTCTGTCGACGCCGGAGTAGGCGACGAGGCCGAGGCCCGCCGCCAGCAGCACGAGCTTCCAGCCTGCCCCCGGCCCCACGAACGCCGGCGGCTCGCCGAGCAGCGTGACGCCGAACAGCAGCGTCCCGAGGAACGTGAAGCCGAGCGCGAGGATCGCGAAGCCCGCCGCGTCCACCAGATAGACGGACTCGCGGCGGTGGCGGTCGCGCAGCAGCAGCGCGCCGACGACGAGCCCGAGCGAGAGCAGCAGCAGGATCCAGCGCGACGTGCCCGGCCCGTCGGGCGAGAAGACCCAGTCGACGAACGCCAGCGTCGCGAAGATGCCGGCGATCCCCGCGACGAGCGTGCAGATCGAGCTGCGGCGCGCCCGCGCGAGCCACGCCGCCGTCCCCGCGACGACCGCGAGGATCCAGAACGACGCGCCGGCGGAGTCGAGCGGGTCGCCCGAGCCGAGCACCTTCGCGAGCCGCAGCAGCGCGACGAACAGCAGCACCAGCCCGCACAGCTGCAGCACCACCTGGTAGGCGCGCGGGCGCTCCTCCTCCAGCGGCGCGAGCACGCCCATCCCCAGCACCAGCCCGCAGGCGAGCGCCGTCAGAACGAGGAAGATCCCCGTCCCCCAGCTATCGTCGAGCCGCAGGTTGACGAGCAGCAGCGCGACCGTCAGCGGCACCGCGCCAGCCGCGATCAGGTCGCCGCGGTGCGGATGCGGGCGCAGCAGCTCGACGCCTCTGCGCAGCTGCGCCTGCCATTCCGCCGCCGGGGTCGACTCGCTCATAGGCGGCCAGCCTACCCGCCGTTCCGGAGGACACCCGTACCGACGCGAGCCCCCGCGGCGCGTACCATCGACAGCAGCATGAGCTCGACCGATCCTGTCCTGCGCGCATCCGACGCCGAGCGGGAGCGGACCGCGGATCTGCTGCGCGAGCACTGCAGCGCGGGACGCCTCACGCCCGACGAGCTTGACGAGCGGATCGACGCCGCCTTCGGCGCCCGCACCGTCGGCGAGCTGCGCGCGCTGCTTGCCGATCTCCCGGCGCTTCCGGCGCCGCCGCCGCGCATCGACCACGACGCCGGCCGCGAGGCCGCCAAGCGCCGCGTCCTGCACCGCGCCGGCTGGTGGACGCTGCTGTTCGGCGTCTTCGTCGTGTTGTGGCTGATGAGCGGCGCCGAGAGCGAGTTCTGGCCCGTCTGGATCCTGTTCGCGGGCGCGATCCGGATGGTGTTCGTGACGTGGTCGGAGCTGGGGCCCGGCGCCGACGAGCGCCGCCGACGCCGCGAGGGCCGCGGCAGCAGCGCCCCGCCGCCGCAGCAGACCTAGCGGCGGCAACAGGCGCAGCGCCCGCACGACCAGCGGTAGCCTGCGCGGCGCTTACCCACCGCCCGGAGGCTTCCAAGCATGCCGCTCGTCGAGACCGAGGACCGCGGCGCGGTCCGCCACCTGATCCTCAACCGCCCCGAGAAGCGCAACGCGATGCACGGCGAGCTGGTGCTCGCGATCGGCGCGGCGCTGAAGGAGGCGGCGAACGCGCCGGAGGTGCACGTCGTCGTGCTCCGCGGCGCCGGCCCGATGTTCTCCTCCGGGATGGACTTCAACGCGCTCGGCTCGCTCGCCTCGACGCCCGAGCACCTGCGCGCCTTCCGCCGCGAGTGCATCGACGCGTGGAACCTCGCCGAGGAGATGACCAAGCCGGTCGTCTGCCAGATCCACGGCGGCTGCATCGGCGGCGCGGTCGAGCTGGCGCTCGCGTGCGACTTCCGCGTGATGGCGAGCGACGGGCTGATCGGGATGCCGGAGACGCGGATCGGGCTGATACCGGACGTCGGCGGCTCCTCCCGCCTGCCGGCGCTCGTCGGCCTCGGCCGCGCGAAGGAGCTGATCCTGACCGGGAAGCTGATCGGCGCCGAGGAGGCCGAGCGGATCGGCCTCGTGACGCGGACCGCCGCGCCTGAGGAGCTGGACGCCGCGACCGACGCGCTCGTCGGCGAGCTGCTGCAGTGCGCGCCGATCGCGGTCGGCCTCGCCAAGCGCGTGCTCGACGCGGCCGCCAAGCCGGCGCTGTCGCTGACGCTGGAGCAGGAGGTCGCCGCGCAGCAGCTGTGCGCGCAGTCCGAGGACTTCGCCGAGGGCTCGCGCGCGCTGGCCGAGAAGCGCCTGCCGCAGTTCAGCGGCAGGTAGCTCCTCGGCGCGCGAGCGGCTACTTCTCGACGGGCACTCCCACGACGCTGCCCCACTCCGTCCAGGAGCCGTCGTAGACGCGAACGTGGTCCCAGCCGAGCAGGTGCGTGGCGACGAACCACAGCATCGACGCGCGATGGCCGAGGCGGCAGTAGACGACGACCTGGTCGGTCTGGTCGGGTGCTGCGCCGACGGCGCGGAACAGCCCCTCGATCTCCTCCAGCGACTTCATCCGGAACGCCTCGTCCATCAGCGTCCGGAACGGGAGGCTCTGCGCGCCGGGGATCCGCCCGTGACGCTGGGCGCCGTGGTCGACGCCGGTGCCCGGCTTGACGCGCGCGCCGCTGTACTCCTCGTCGTAGCGCGCGTCGAGGATCCGCACGCCGTCCTTGCCGAGCAGGCCGCGCAGCTCCTCCAGCGAGACGCGCGAGTCGTCGACGCGCTCGCTGCGCGCCGGCGTCCCGTAGTCGACCGGCTCAAACGAGGGAACGTCTCTCGTCAGCTCGCCGCCGGCGCCGACCCACGCTCTGTGCCCGCCACCCATCACGCGGATGTCGGCGTGGCCGCACATCGTGCCGAATGCCCACGAGCCGTACATCGCGTACTGCGAGCGGCCGCTGTAGAGCACGAGCGTGTGCTCCGGCGTCACGCCGGCGCGCCCGAGCCACTCGGCCATCGCCTGCGGCGTCGCGAACTGACGGTCGGTCGGATGCCAGAAGGCGTCCTGCCAGAACCAGTTCAGCGCGCCGGGGACGTGCCCGTCGCCGTACGGGAACTCGTCGGGCTCGTACTGGATCTCGACGACCCGCACGAGCGGGTCCTCGATGTGCTCACGCAGCCATGCCGCGGTGACCATCGCCTCAGGCATCAACGTCCTCCTCGATCCACACACGCCGCCCGTCCCCGTCGCGCCCGATGCGCCCGAGGCTGGGGTACGGAAAATGCCCGGCGGCCAGCAGGCAGCCGCTCTCCTCGTACTCCTTCAGCAGC encodes:
- a CDS encoding DUF1707 SHOCT-like domain-containing protein, translated to MSSTDPVLRASDAERERTADLLREHCSAGRLTPDELDERIDAAFGARTVGELRALLADLPALPAPPPRIDHDAGREAAKRRVLHRAGWWTLLFGVFVVLWLMSGAESEFWPVWILFAGAIRMVFVTWSELGPGADERRRRREGRGSSAPPPQQT
- a CDS encoding sulfurtransferase, whose protein sequence is MPEAMVTAAWLREHIEDPLVRVVEIQYEPDEFPYGDGHVPGALNWFWQDAFWHPTDRQFATPQAMAEWLGRAGVTPEHTLVLYSGRSQYAMYGSWAFGTMCGHADIRVMGGGHRAWVGAGGELTRDVPSFEPVDYGTPARSERVDDSRVSLEELRGLLGKDGVRILDARYDEEYSGARVKPGTGVDHGAQRHGRIPGAQSLPFRTLMDEAFRMKSLEEIEGLFRAVGAAPDQTDQVVVYCRLGHRASMLWFVATHLLGWDHVRVYDGSWTEWGSVVGVPVEK
- a CDS encoding PPOX class F420-dependent oxidoreductase translates to MAERIEGRSRELLEEPNLCFVATLRSDGTPHVAPVWADLDGDVVRVNSAKGRMWPTNLERDPRVTLTIPNRDNPYEYVSIRGRVVDESVEGADAHIDLLAKKYIGADVYPLHTPEEQRIILRIEPEHVYHRGG
- a CDS encoding enoyl-CoA hydratase/isomerase family protein codes for the protein MPLVETEDRGAVRHLILNRPEKRNAMHGELVLAIGAALKEAANAPEVHVVVLRGAGPMFSSGMDFNALGSLASTPEHLRAFRRECIDAWNLAEEMTKPVVCQIHGGCIGGAVELALACDFRVMASDGLIGMPETRIGLIPDVGGSSRLPALVGLGRAKELILTGKLIGAEEAERIGLVTRTAAPEELDAATDALVGELLQCAPIAVGLAKRVLDAAAKPALSLTLEQEVAAQQLCAQSEDFAEGSRALAEKRLPQFSGR
- a CDS encoding inositol monophosphatase family protein translates to MTSSADASTTAALEAELLDVARAAARASAEVLLGYYGAAPGIRTKTTDTDLVSEADVNAERAIRALLAERRPGDAILGEEGGETAATGESGIRWVVDPLDGTVNYLFEYPQWSVSVAAEDAQGTLVGVVWDPLREEEFAATRSGAATCNGTPLVASAKEQLDRTLISTGFAYEASVRARQADVLVGLLPKVSDIRRGGSAAIDLAWTAAGRTDAYYERSINPWDYAAGALICERAGLHVRELPEEDGLPFGLVVAPPALIDELHALVR
- a CDS encoding adenylate/guanylate cyclase domain-containing protein; this encodes MWQALSEAQGRGHGVEEVTIVFTDVVDFSSWALEAGDTRTLDLLRRVALAVEPCVTTNGGTLVKRMGDGHMAVFPDPAGAVAAACGACAAVERIELAGHRPRLRAGVHAGRPRRLGGDYFGVDVNIAARVGAAAGPGEVLISAAVRDRLDGSVATEGRWRLDAKGTPDDLEVYAVT